The DNA region GGAGGCGCTTCGAGAGGCCGCAACAATGTGGGCCGTCGAAAGGGTCACTAGCCGATGTTGGATCAAACTCAGCTCCAATTTACCAAGGGCCAGAAGACAAAACCGCAAATGCGGATGACATCACAACAAGGCTACCGCAGTTTCGACCCCACAGGTGCCTCAGCAAACGCTCTTCGAAAAGCGGGCAGCCTGTCTGGAAGACCCATGTTTTCGGTGGCTCGCTCTAAATCGCGCCAAAACTCGCCACGCACAGACGTGAGATGCCCGAGTTCTTCGAGCATATCGAGGACTAGCTCAGGTTCATTGTGCTCCACGAACTTGTGGTATCGGGTCAAAAGTGCTGCGTAGTTGGGCTCGTGTCGTACGGCAAAGCGCGTCGCGCACGCTCAAGCAGCGCTTCGGCAAGCTTCCAGCTTTTGCCTAGATTCACGTCCGGCATTTGGTCTCGCCAACAGGAACTGCGTCTCGCCTCGTCCGCTCAGGTATTGCGGGCATTTGCCATGATTTTTCGAATGGCGACGGATAGCTCGGCCTGACTGAAAGGCTTTTTCAGAAGAGCCTGTTCACCTGTGGGCATTTCGGGAATGGCTCGTTGAGCCGTGTATCCAGAGGTGAGCAACACCGGCAATTCCGGGCGCAGCAGTCCAATCCGCCGCGTTAGCTCCACACCACTCATGCCGTCCGGCATGACGACGTCGGTAAAGACTAGATTTAGGCTGGCGGTTCCCTGAACTATCTCAAGCGCAGCACTTCCAGTTGCTGCGGACAGAACCGAATAGCCGAGATCCTCGAGCATTCCGCTGGTCGTGACTCGCACATCGGCGTCGTCCTCGACAACCAAGACTAATCCAGTCCCAGCCTCCAACTTCGTTTCGGTTGGTTTGCGGACAGTTTGGACCGGATCGTTAGATCGCTTCAGAAACACTTCGATGAGTGTGCCTTGTCCCGGCATGCTGGCCACTGCGACAAAACCTCCGGATTGTTTGGCAAATCCGTAGACTTGGCTCAAACCCAATCCTGTGCCTTTTCCGACATCCTTCGTCGTGAAGAATGGTTCAAAGACATGTGCGAGCACTTCCGCCGACATTCCAATCCCCGTATCCTGGACGGAAATCATGGCGTATTCGCCAGCCGATGCTTCCCATCGGGAAGCCAACGCCTCGTTAACGCGCCGGTTAGCGGTCTTGATGACCAGTTCACCTCCATGGGGCATCGCGTCGCGCGCGTTGATCGCAAGGTTAACGATGGCGGTTTCTAGCTGGTGCGGGTCGGTACGGCATTCCCAAAGGTTCAAGTCTTTGATGAACTTTATCTTGACGATCTCACCTACCGCACGCTCAAGAAGGTGTTCGAACGTTGGGATGAGATCATTGATCTGGACCACCTCCATTTGCAGATCCTGACGGCGAGAGAACGCCAGCAGCTGATGGTTCAATTTTGATCCACGAGCTACGGCCTGTCGCGCGGTCTCGAACAGACGAACAAGCTTTGCGTCGTCCGGCAAACGACGGCGCAGCATATCGAGGCTGCCACCGATGATCATCAGAAGATTATTGAAGTCGTGCGCAACACCGCCAGTCAATTGTCCGACCGCGTCCATTTTCTGGGCTTGCCGCAATTGCTCGTCAACTTCGCGTCTTTGCGTGACGTCTGCTGTGACGCCGGTGATCCGAATGGGATGTTCTCCGTCATAGAAGGTTCGGCCCTTCACACTGACCCAGCGCACTGCGTTGTCGTTAGCCCTCCGAATCCGACGTTCAAACTGGACGTTACCCGTCTCGCGGGCTCGCTCGAACGCCTCGTGCACCTTGGTTTGATCTTCCGGTACGAAACGACTTACCAGCGCCGGCAGGTCGAAGGAAAGCAGACCCGTGTCGCCGAAAAGTCGGTCGTGCTGCGGTGAGCGGCTCAGTCGACCGTCGAAAAGATCAAGCTCCCATATTCCCATTTCTGCAGCGTCGAGGGTCAGCTGAAGATTCTCTTCCGTCTTGCGCCGTTCGTCTATCTCGCCGGCGAGTTTCTCGTTCGCAGCACTCAGTTCACGGGCTCTCATATGGCTGAATGT from Bradyrhizobium genosp. L includes:
- a CDS encoding hybrid sensor histidine kinase/response regulator, with translation MAERATHDTDYGSLTDEELISRLREAEETLDAIRTGAVDAVVIAGSQGQQVYTLENADRPYRVLVEQMQEGAITLSETGIILYCNARFATLVAGPHDGIVGQPFVRYFRADEAESLSSMIATGAGSGVSGEFAIVNEFGQEVPVNISLVDLKVDNAMPRLVCGIVTDLTFSHMRARELSAANEKLAGEIDERRKTEENLQLTLDAAEMGIWELDLFDGRLSRSPQHDRLFGDTGLLSFDLPALVSRFVPEDQTKVHEAFERARETGNVQFERRIRRANDNAVRWVSVKGRTFYDGEHPIRITGVTADVTQRREVDEQLRQAQKMDAVGQLTGGVAHDFNNLLMIIGGSLDMLRRRLPDDAKLVRLFETARQAVARGSKLNHQLLAFSRRQDLQMEVVQINDLIPTFEHLLERAVGEIVKIKFIKDLNLWECRTDPHQLETAIVNLAINARDAMPHGGELVIKTANRRVNEALASRWEASAGEYAMISVQDTGIGMSAEVLAHVFEPFFTTKDVGKGTGLGLSQVYGFAKQSGGFVAVASMPGQGTLIEVFLKRSNDPVQTVRKPTETKLEAGTGLVLVVEDDADVRVTTSGMLEDLGYSVLSAATGSAALEIVQGTASLNLVFTDVVMPDGMSGVELTRRIGLLRPELPVLLTSGYTAQRAIPEMPTGEQALLKKPFSQAELSVAIRKIMANARNT